The Bubalus kerabau isolate K-KA32 ecotype Philippines breed swamp buffalo chromosome X, PCC_UOA_SB_1v2, whole genome shotgun sequence genome has a segment encoding these proteins:
- the PWWP4 gene encoding LOW QUALITY PROTEIN: PWWP domain-containing DNA repair factor 4 (The sequence of the model RefSeq protein was modified relative to this genomic sequence to represent the inferred CDS: substituted 1 base at 1 genomic stop codon), translating into MVPSEREDGPYGDKPQVCTPITPIPSEMQTVSSQSSGVHPNFLSLSEDDHEKEGKEKQDTSKVMSLPCTVKEVGVDVRGEHVLPSLTPGFILTVPKAPEEGVHNTCPKSLAVSPERATSSVNVDPEEGTCNSGSEDAEASSNAPNLGLRYSLCLTNRKRKLQAPGCEEEWQESQPSAGSKAIKPTSAIKKGGGKEVGQLTSMAFPEELCPIERGMLVWFKFQNHPFWPAVVKSVSPTKQTARVLLIEANMPCEKSGIQVPLRRLKHLDYNGKEKLMKRASKVYGASVNWCFSLISSYREGLVRGSFVGSFLDYYAADISXPMRKAIQEGDLQMDFPKVNYSNLEDSEEETPVAAKRHCKRIFPDRMRAAWDRVNEKLVDFIVKRKGADPHLLDIVKGRKESRWLESFMNSERYVICIETYLEDDDQLDAVVRHLQEIYKHIDKKALALTRDDPVSFLLEVLLPEAIICSIAIMDGLYYKEAEAKYRQGPPVRYREKELFDKEILTKIRKRSAERYKAKLSPCAQQGIGQASQPHH; encoded by the coding sequence ATGGTACCTTCAGAGAGGGAGGATGGCCCATATGGGGACAAGCCACAGGTATGCACACCCATCACCCCGATCCCAAGTGAAATGCAAACAGTGTCATCTCAGAGCTCTGGGGTGCACCCAAACTTCCTGTCACTTTCAGAAGATGACCATGAGAAAGAGGGCAAGGAAAAGCAGGACACCTCAAAAGTTATGTCCTTGCCCTGTACAGTGAAGGAGGTGGGTGTAGATGTTAGAGGTGAACATGTGCTTCCATCACTTACACCGGGTTTCATCCTCACTGTGCCCAAGGCTCCAGAAGAGGGGGTGCACAACACCTGCCCAAAGTCCCTGGCTGTGTCCCCTGAACGTGCTACCTCCTCAGTGAATGTTGACCCTGAAGAGGGCACCTGCAACTCAGGCTCGGAAGATGCAGAGGCATCCTCCAATGCCCCTAACCTGGGCCTGCGTTATTCACTCTGCctaacaaacagaaaaaggaagctGCAGGCCCCAGGGTGTGAGGAAGAGTGGCAAGAATCTCAACCCTCAGCTGGCTCAAAGGCTATTAAGCCCACCAGTGCCATCAAGAAAGGCGGGGGCAAGGAAGTGGGACAGCTGACAAGCATGGCGTTCCCAGAGGAGCTGTGTCCCATTGAGAGAGGAATGCTGGTCTGGTTTAAGTTTCAGAATCACCCATTTTGGCCAGCTGTGGTCAAGAGTGTCAGCCCAACCAAGCAGACCGCAAGGGTGCTTTTGATTGAGGCCAACATGCCCTGTGAGAAGAGTGGCATTCAAGTTCCTCTTCGAAGGTTGAAGCATCTGGATTATAATGGCAAAGAAAAGCTAATGAAGAGAGCCAGCAAAGTATACGGGGCAAGTGTGAACTGGTGTTTCTCACTGATTTCCAGCTACAGAGAAGGGCTTGTTCGCGGGTCTTTTGTGGGCTCTTTCCTGGACTATTATGCTGCTGACATCAGTTAGCCCATGAGGAAAGCCATCCAGGAAGGAGATCTGCAGATGGATTTCCCCAAGGTGAATTATTCCAACCTGGAAGATTCTGAGGAGGAGACCCCTGTGGCTGCAAAGAGGCACTGCAAGAGAATCTTCCCTGACCGGATGAGGGCTGCTTGGGACCGAGTCAATGAGAAGCTGGTAGACTTCATCGTGAAAAGAAAGGGGGCCGACCCGCATCTTCTGGACATCGTCAAAGGCAGGAAAGAATCCAGGTGGCTTGAATCATTTATGAATTCAGAGAGGTATGTGATCTGCATTGAAACATACCTGGAGGATGACGATCAGCTAGATGCCGTGGTAAGACATTTACAAGAAATCTACAAACACATAGACAAGAAAGCGCTGGCTCTGACAAGAGATGACCCAGTGAGTTTCCTTCTGGAAGTTCTTCTGCCAGAAGCAATCATTTGTTCAATTGCTATAATGGATGGATTGTACTACAAGGAGGCAGAAGCAAAGTACCGGCAAGGGCCACCTGTGCGTTACCGGGAAAAAGAACTATTTGATAAGGAAATCTTGACGAAAATAAGAAAGAGATCAGCTGAGAGGTACAAGGCTAAACTCTCCCCCTGTGCCCAACAGGGCATCGGGCAGGCTTCTCAGCCACACCATTAG